ACGTGGATGCCGCTTTGCATTATTTAGGACGCTTGATTGAAGCAGGAGACCTTGTGAGCATAGGTAGACGTCTGCTTGTTATCGCCTATGAAGATATCAGCCTGGCCAATCCACAAGCAGGTGCACGGACCCTTTCTGCCATTGAAGCCGCAGAAAGACTAGGGTTTCCTGAAGCACGCATTCCTTTAGCTAATGCCGTTATTGAACTTTGTCTGTCTCCTAAGTCCAACTCCGCCTATAAAGCATTAGACGAAGCATTGGCTGACATCAGAAAAGGACTTGTCGGCGAAGTTCCTGCCCATTTGAAGGACGCACATTATAAAGGTGCCTCCGCACTTGGCCGAGGCATTGAATATAAATATCCACATGACTACCCAAGCGGATGGGTAGCTCAGCAATACTTGCCCGACAAATTGAAGCACAAATCCTATTATAAGCCCAAAGATACTAGTAAATTCGAATCAGCCCTTGGGCAAATATATGAAAAAACGAAGAAGAAAAGATAAGGGGAACTGTTTCTCCTTATTTTTTTTATGTTAATCTAGCAAACTTTCGTATACTCTTTCGCTTTTCTGGAAAAGATGGTAGAAAACGACCGTTTTAAGGAGTGGATTTGAATGAAAGTTAGACAAGATGCATGGTCTCACGAAGATGATCTATTACTTGCAGAGACTGTTTTACGATACATAAGAGATGGTGGCACCCAGCTTGCTGCCTTTGAAGAAGTCGGAGATGCACTAAATCGCACATCAGCTGCATGTGGATTCAGGTGGAATGCAGAAGTGAGGAAAAAGTATGAACCTGCCGTCGCCATAGCCAAGAAGCAACGAAAAGAGAAAAAGCGAGCGCAAGAAAAGATAGCAAAAATGCAACAAAAAAGCGAGTCAGCTCCAACAAAGAAAGCTACCAATCAACCATTGGAGATGGAATGGCTACCTGCACCTGCACCAAAAGTTGCTTCTGACGAAAAAGTCAGCCTGCCGTTTGAATATGATATGGAAGATGAAGAGTACGCACCACTTCCAGTGCGAAATGCAGCAACGACTTTTTCAGCACCGTCTGCTGCGTCTACTATTACCCTTGACGACTGCATTCACTTTTTGCAAAACTTCCAACAAAACCAGAATTCCGATTATCGTTTGCAGTTGGAAAGTGATAGGCTTCTAAAAGAAAATCAATTGTTGAAGCAAAAAAATCAATCCCTTGAAAAGCAGCTTAAGAATTTAGAAGAACAACAAGTTGCGATAAACGAAGACTATGAAATGCTCGTCCAAATCATGGACCGTGCCAGAAGATTGACCGGCAGCAGCATGCAGGATGAAGTGATGTAAAACTGTAAAGAAGGCCTCGTCACCGATTGACGAGGCCTTCTTTTTATTATTGTTGTCCACCAACACGCTGTATTTTTATATCCTTTAATATATCATTGATGACATAACCACCAAGGATAAGTCCCGCTACTGAAGGAACGAATGCATTGGAGGAAGGTGGCATTTTTGCTTTACGAATTTCTGCATTATCATTACCGACCGTTTTCCGAACATCCTCACGAATGACAATTGGGCTCTCATCAGAGAATACTACTTTGATGCCTTTGTGAATCCCTTCTTTACGAAGGCGAGTTCGGATGACTTTAGCGATAGGATCTGTGTGAGTTTTGGAGATGTCCGCCATTTTGAAACGGGTTGGATCCATCTTATTTGCCGCTCCCATACTGGAAACCATCGGAATTTTGCGCTTTAGACACTCTTTCATTAAATGAATTTTATAGGAAATTGTATCTGATGCATCAATAACATAATCGAGGCCATAGCTGAAGAACTCTTCGTACGTTTCTTCTGTATAGAACATTTTAAGTGCAATTACTTCACAGTCAGGATTGATGTCCTGGATTCGTGCTTTCATCAGGTCAGCTTTTGGTTGACCCACTGTGGACATAAGTGCATGAATCTGACGGTTAACATTTGTAATATCGACATCATCTTTATCTACTAAAATAAGGCGGCCAACGCCAGAACGTGCTAATGCTTCTGCTGAAAACGATCCTACTCCGCCTATTCCTAATACTGCAACCGTGCTATTTTTAAGGGTTTCTAAACCTTCTTTACCTATAGCCAATTCGTTTCGTGAAAATTGGTGTAACACTGCATATCAACTCCATTTATCGCTTGTTTCATTTTTAATGTCTTTTAAAGATTGTACCCGAAATCGAATATAACATACTTTGGGTGAAAAGCAAGTAGTCGGATAGGAATTTTTCTTTTTTACGAATTGGGTTTCAATGCCTTATAATGAAGGGAATAGTAACTGAATATTATTTTTTTATTGAAAGCGGGGAGTTTGTATTGAAAAATCTATTAAAGGCCTTATCTTTCTTCTTAGTTATTGGCAGTGGTTTAGTAACAATCTTTCGCTTAAACAAAACGAATAAACAGTTAATGGCACGGGAAACAACTTCATTCCAGGTGAGACAGACGCTTGAAGCGATTGCTGCCACATTGCAGCAGACACAAGAAAGTGAGCGTTCTACCCCGTCAGAAAGCAAGCAGCAAACATTAGAGCTTGCTGAAAGTGGAGATTCGAGCGCGATGACTTCGGAATTGGAAGTTGAGGAGAATAGTCAAGAAGCTCCCCAGGAAAAACCTTTAATAAAAGCTAACAAGAATGCTCGTGGTGAATATATTTATCATGTTCCGGGTGGTGTTTTCTATAATCGGACGACTCCGGTGGAATGGTTTCATACGGAGGAAGAGGCGCAGGCAAAGGGCTACCGGAAGTCTGCGAGGTAAGGGTTAATTATCGTACAACCTTCATTTTGCGTGAGGGTTGTTTTTTTGTGTTCATTGAGGCATGCGAAGGTGAAATGAGGACAGTGTTGGCGCAGTTTCACCTTCTCAGGGAGTCATACGCTACCTACGAGGACAATGTTGATAGTTTTACACCTTCTCATGAAGTCATACACTAAGTTTTAAGATCACTAAAAAAAACCGGTATCCCGCAATAATGCGAAATACCGGTTTTTGATTCGTATGTAGGCAAGTCCCAATCGTGCCGTCGTCGATGCCTTCGTTTTGATCCCCGCTCACAGCAGGTGGGTGCTCTGTTTCATGCATATAGTAAGTCCTCACGAGGAAGGCATGTACGCAGCAACGAAAACTCTGAGCTCCCGTATAATCTATTGTTCGGTCAAAACAATAGGTTATACGACGAACACATCAGGACTTGCGACTTCTTGAAGTAATCTTAACACACGGGAGTATATATTTTCAACTCTCACCGTATAGGAAAATCTACTCTTTTTTGACAGCTAACGACAAGTGTAACTCGTCTAATTGCCCACCGGCAACTGGACTTGGTGCTTCTGTCAGGATGCAGCTTGCACTTGCCGTTTTCGGGAATGCAATGGTGTCACGTAGATTCGTTCTGCCTGCCAACAACATAACCAAACGGTCCAAACCAAGCGCGATTCCACCATGTGGAGGAGTTCCGTATTCGAATGCTTCAAGTAAGAAACCGAATTGCTCTGTTGCCTCTTCTTTACTGAAACCAAGTACTGCAAACATTTTTTCTTGGATATCACGTTCGTAAATACGCAATGAACCTCCGCCTAGCTCATAACCGTTCAATACTAAATCGTAGGCTTGAGCACGAACTTCACCTGGGTTTGTTTCCAGTAATGGAAGGTCTTCTCGAACCGGCATTGTGAATGGGTGGTGAGCGGCAAAGTAGCGGCCTGCTTCCTCATCGTACTCAAGTAATGGCCAGTCCGTTACCCATAAGAAGTTGAACTTGCTTTCGTCAATCAGACCAAGTTCTTTTCCAAGTTTTAAACGTAGAGCACCTAGAGCATCTGCAACAACAGATTTTTTATCTGCCACAAATAGGATCAAGTCCCCTTCTGCAGCATCTAAAGATTGGATGAATCCTTGTTGTTCTTCTTCATTGAAGAATTTTGCGATAGGACCTTTCAATCCTTCTGCTTCTACTTTTAACCAAGCTAGACCTTTTGCTCCGTAAACAGCAACAAATTCAGTCAATGCATCGATGTCTTTGCGGGAGTATTTGCTTGCCGCACCTTTTACATTAATGGCTTTTACTTGACCGCCATTATTAACGGCTGCGCTGAATACTTTAAATCCGCAGTCAGCTACCTGCTCGGATAGATTCACAAGTTCCATTTCAAAGCGAGTGTCTGGCTTGTCGGAACCGTATCTGTTCATGGCATCTTGATACGTAATACGCGGGAATGTTTCTGGTACATCCACATTCTTCGTATTTTTCATGACCATTCTCATCATGTCTTCCATCATGCCGATGATCTCTTCTTGTGATAAGAAAGAAGTCTCAATGTCGACTTGTGTGAATTCAGGCTGTCTGTCTGCACGAAGGTCTTCGTCACGGAAGCAACGAGCGATCTGATAATAGCGCTCCACACCGGAAACCATCAATAGTTGCTTGAAGATTTGCGGAGACTGTGGCAATGCGTAAAATTCACCTGGGTGTACACGGCTTGGTACTAGATAGTCGCGTGCACCTTCTGGCGTGCTTTTAGTCAAAATAGGCGTTTCCACTTCCATGAATTGCTGGTCATTCAGGAATTCACGGATGGAGCGTGTTACGTCATGACGCATTTTCAATGTATCAAACATAACCGGACGGCGAAGGTCCAAGTAACGGTATTTTAATCGAATGTCTTCATTTACTTCTGTCTTGCTGTCCAATACGAATGGTGGTGTTTTCGCAGCATTCAAAACCTCAATTGCCTCTGCCTGCACCTCGATTGCACCTGTTTTCAGGTTAGGGTTGACTGTTGCCTCGTCACGCGCAACCACTTTTCCTTTAATATATAAAACGTATTCGTTACGTACACTTTCTGCTGTTTTTAAAGCTTCTGCGGACACGTCTGGATTGAAGACAATCTGCACAAGTCCTGTACGGTCACGAAGGTCTAAGAAGATAAGCCCTCCAAGGTCACGGCGCTTTTGCACCCAGCCTTTTAACTCAATTGTTTCTCCGATGGATGATTGTGGGACTTCGCCACAGTTATATGTTCTACCTTGCATCATTTATCTCTCCCCACTTTTCTTTGCTGTTATGAATGCTACTGCATCTTCAAATGCAACTTCCTGTTGTTCGCCTGTTTCCATTTCTTTAATAGAGACGACGCCTTTTTCTAACTCATCATCACCAAATACGATGGTGTATTTTGCTTGCAGGCGGTCAGCTGCTTTGAACTGGGCTTTCATTTTTTTATCTTGGTAATCTTTTTCTGCTACAATTCCTGCTTTTCTAAGGTCGAAAAGTAATTTTACTGCTGTTTCTTTCGCTTTGTCACCAAGCGCGACCACATAACAATCGATGGAATCTTCGAATGGAAACTTTACATTTTCTGCTTCCATAGCCGATATTAGACGCTCAATGCTTAGTGCAAATCCGATACCAGGTGTTTCCGGCCCTCCGATTTCTTGGACAAGTCCGTTGTAGCGTCCTCCACCACATAGGGTTGTTATCGCACCGAAACCTTCAGACGTGCTCATGATCTCAAATGCTGTGTGATAATAGTAATCTAGTCCACGCACCAAGTTCGGATCAATTTCATATTGAATGCCTAGTGTGGAAAGATAAGCTACCACTTTATCAAAATAAACCTTGGATTCTTCATTCAAGTAATCCAATATAGATGGTGCTGTTGCCATCAACTCATGATCACGGTCTTTCTTACAATCAAGTATTCTGAGAGGGTTTTTTTCTAGACGTCCTTGGCAATCACCGCAGAACTCGTTGATTCTCGGTTGGAAGTGATTGATCAACGCATCTCTGTGTGCTTGACGGCTTTCCTTGTCCCCTAAGCTGTTGATGACAACTTTTAAATTATTGAGCCCTAAGCTTTTATATAATTCCACTGCCAAAGCAATTACTTCTGCATCAATGGAAGGATCATTGCTTCCTAGTGCTTCGATTCCGAATTGTACAAACTGGCGGAAGCGCCCTGCCTGTGGACGTTCATAACGGAACATCTGGCCGATATAGTAGAGTTTTGTCGGTTGCGTCGGTGAACCGAACATTTTGTTATTTACGTAAGAACGCGCTACGGAAGCTGTTCCTTCCGGGCGAAGGGTAAGGCTTCTTCCACCACGGTCCTCAAATGTGTACATCTCCTTCTGCACCACATCGGTTGTATCCCCCACACCTCTTAAAAACAACTCCGTGCTCTCAAAAATCGGCGTCCGGATCTCCTTATAATTATATAACTCACAAATCTCCTTCGCCTTCGCCTCAATATACTGCCACTTCTCCACCGTACCAGGTAAAATATCCTGCGTACCACGCGGTATCTGAATCGCCATTTACGGTTCCTCCTTCTAAAGGGGTCAGACCCCTCTTTCGTTATTTAAAGTGGTAAAGAGGGGTCTGACCCTCTCTACGTTAATTCGTTAAAGTAAATCACCTTTTTT
This window of the Sutcliffiella horikoshii genome carries:
- the hisS gene encoding histidine--tRNA ligase, with product MAIQIPRGTQDILPGTVEKWQYIEAKAKEICELYNYKEIRTPIFESTELFLRGVGDTTDVVQKEMYTFEDRGGRSLTLRPEGTASVARSYVNNKMFGSPTQPTKLYYIGQMFRYERPQAGRFRQFVQFGIEALGSNDPSIDAEVIALAVELYKSLGLNNLKVVINSLGDKESRQAHRDALINHFQPRINEFCGDCQGRLEKNPLRILDCKKDRDHELMATAPSILDYLNEESKVYFDKVVAYLSTLGIQYEIDPNLVRGLDYYYHTAFEIMSTSEGFGAITTLCGGGRYNGLVQEIGGPETPGIGFALSIERLISAMEAENVKFPFEDSIDCYVVALGDKAKETAVKLLFDLRKAGIVAEKDYQDKKMKAQFKAADRLQAKYTIVFGDDELEKGVVSIKEMETGEQQEVAFEDAVAFITAKKSGER
- a CDS encoding tRNA threonylcarbamoyladenosine dehydratase, which codes for MLHQFSRNELAIGKEGLETLKNSTVAVLGIGGVGSFSAEALARSGVGRLILVDKDDVDITNVNRQIHALMSTVGQPKADLMKARIQDINPDCEVIALKMFYTEETYEEFFSYGLDYVIDASDTISYKIHLMKECLKRKIPMVSSMGAANKMDPTRFKMADISKTHTDPIAKVIRTRLRKEGIHKGIKVVFSDESPIVIREDVRKTVGNDNAEIRKAKMPPSSNAFVPSVAGLILGGYVINDILKDIKIQRVGGQQ
- a CDS encoding RsfA family transcriptional regulator, with product MKVRQDAWSHEDDLLLAETVLRYIRDGGTQLAAFEEVGDALNRTSAACGFRWNAEVRKKYEPAVAIAKKQRKEKKRAQEKIAKMQQKSESAPTKKATNQPLEMEWLPAPAPKVASDEKVSLPFEYDMEDEEYAPLPVRNAATTFSAPSAASTITLDDCIHFLQNFQQNQNSDYRLQLESDRLLKENQLLKQKNQSLEKQLKNLEEQQVAINEDYEMLVQIMDRARRLTGSSMQDEVM
- the aspS gene encoding aspartate--tRNA ligase, encoding MQGRTYNCGEVPQSSIGETIELKGWVQKRRDLGGLIFLDLRDRTGLVQIVFNPDVSAEALKTAESVRNEYVLYIKGKVVARDEATVNPNLKTGAIEVQAEAIEVLNAAKTPPFVLDSKTEVNEDIRLKYRYLDLRRPVMFDTLKMRHDVTRSIREFLNDQQFMEVETPILTKSTPEGARDYLVPSRVHPGEFYALPQSPQIFKQLLMVSGVERYYQIARCFRDEDLRADRQPEFTQVDIETSFLSQEEIIGMMEDMMRMVMKNTKNVDVPETFPRITYQDAMNRYGSDKPDTRFEMELVNLSEQVADCGFKVFSAAVNNGGQVKAINVKGAASKYSRKDIDALTEFVAVYGAKGLAWLKVEAEGLKGPIAKFFNEEEQQGFIQSLDAAEGDLILFVADKKSVVADALGALRLKLGKELGLIDESKFNFLWVTDWPLLEYDEEAGRYFAAHHPFTMPVREDLPLLETNPGEVRAQAYDLVLNGYELGGGSLRIYERDIQEKMFAVLGFSKEEATEQFGFLLEAFEYGTPPHGGIALGLDRLVMLLAGRTNLRDTIAFPKTASASCILTEAPSPVAGGQLDELHLSLAVKKE